A stretch of the Chelonoidis abingdonii isolate Lonesome George chromosome 11, CheloAbing_2.0, whole genome shotgun sequence genome encodes the following:
- the POLR1G gene encoding DNA-directed RNA polymerase I subunit RPA34 → MRICERFGDPSSRSPGQAVRARPAPQVPEGLRQRFLPFGSSPKQQCPEAATSTPVTDVLGSARKKKKKKRVKEEPMELLVSIKQEPPEEPWGWGSGDPGPEPPRAEDDGLRGAEEPTLGHLSPKHKKKKKKKKKHKYEALEGAVWPCKVELLDPSSIKQE, encoded by the coding sequence ATGCGCATCTGCGAGAGATTTGGGGaccccagcagcaggagccctggccAGGCTGTCAGAGCCAGGCCTGCCCCCCAGGTCCCAGAGGGCCTCCGGCAGCGTTTCCTGCCCTTTGGGAGCAGCCCAAAGCAACAGTGCCCAGAGGCAGCCACGTCCACGCCAGTGACAGATGTGCTGGGGTCTgccaggaagaagaagaagaagaagagagtgaAAGAGGAGCCCATGGAGCTGCTGGTGTCGATCAAGCAGGAGCCTCCCgaggagccctggggctgggggagtggtGATCCTGGCCCTGAACCCCCCAGAGCGGAGGATGATGGCTTGAGGGGGGCAGAGGAGCCCACTCTGGGGCACCTGAGCCCcaagcacaagaagaagaagaaaaagaaaaagaaacacaagtACGAGGCTTTGGAGGGGGCAGTCTGGCCATGCAAGGTCGAACTGCTGGACCCCAGCTCCATAAAGCAGGAGTGA